The genome window ATTTGATTTCGTTATTAGTGATAACTTTAACCCTCGCTCTACATTTATTAATGGGTGTAAAAATAGGCGGTTATCCTCTACTTTTATCTATGGTAAATTTACAGATAAGGGATAAGGATAGTTGGCGATTATGGAAGGAGAATATTATTAATAATTCCTCTCAATTTAAACAATTAATAGTTAAAGAATGGGGAAAATTAGCTCCCCATTTTAAGTTATTAGAAATTGTTATTTTATTATCTATTCTTAGTGCTTGGTTATTTTCTTTTATTAAATAAATTGTTGTCAAATTAAAAATTGTACCTCATGTTGAAATGAATACCATCATCCTGAATATTATCGGTGCGATCGCCCAAATTTATCAACGGGGGTGCATAATCAAGACGAAAATAAATATTTTGTTTTGGTTGCCAAATCAACCCCATACCAAGGGATGCAAGGAAATTTTGCGAAGGTAAAAAATTAGGATTACTCGATACATTCCACACCGCCCCCATATCAAAAAAAGGTACTAATTGTAATACCGACTCCTGCGCCTCATTGCGTGAAACGGTGATTCTATCTTCAATGGAAAAACGAAAACCATTATCTCCTGATCTTGCATTTTGCCGATAACCCCGTAAAGATTGACCGCCACCAATGCTAAACTGTTCCGAGGGTAAAAGGGCATCCCCTGTTAACTGCACATCTCCTTGAATAATCAAAAAGTGATCTCGCCCCAATAGTTGCACCCTCTGCACCTGCCCATTCCAAGCAAAAAAGTAACCGTCAGGATTATTCGGCGCTTGACTGGTGGTAACATCAAATAAGCCCATACCTAGCCTAAATTGCGATCGCACCGCCCATGCTCCAAACTGCTCTCTCCTAACATAGTCTTGCCCAAAAGTCAATACATTCGTCCGAGAAATACCATTTTCATCCGGCCCAATGCCAAAAGGGGTAGGCCCTTGAAAAGTGAAAGTTTGCCCTGTGCGATAAGTCATCCCCAAAGAAAGGGCAAATTCTGCCAACGGAGTGCGCATCAAAGGTTGACGATAACTCACCTCATAAAACTCACTACTACCACTAATATCCAATACCTCAAACGGGCCACTAACAATGCGATTTCGTTGTAAACTAACCGTTGTATCCAGAGTGCCATTGATGGGATTAAGGGGCGCTGAATAGGTAAAACTCAGATCATAAGTACTCAAAAAATCCTCAAAACGAGGACGAAACGACACCGAAAAAGTATCCCCAAAACCAAACACATTGCCATGGCGTAAATCAATATCCCCCTGCACATCTCCCACTCTTGGGGGAGAATAATTATTAATAGCCACCGAGCCAGAAAAAGGATTCGCCTCCGTCACCCGCACACTGAGAATGCTTTGCGCAACGCCCTTTCCACTCCTTAAACTAGCTTCAACATTATCGATTAAAGGGTCAGATTTTAATAACTTCAATTGGTCTTCTAATTTATCAGAATTAAAAGGCGTTTCAGTACCAAGGGCAATTCTATCCAAAACGTAACCTTCTAACCTATCTCCTCCCTCAATTTCTACAGCTTGAATTTCCCCTTCTATTACCCTAATTATGGCCACCCTATCACTATCTATATTTGCCACAAAAGCCCTTGTCGTCAAATAAGCATCATTGAGATATAACTGAGTAATATCAGCACTGATTTTTTCTAAATCTTGGTTAGTAAATTCTTGACCATCATAGGAGGTAATAATTTGAGCAATTTCTGCCCCAAAAATAGAATTACCCTCAACCCTAATACTTGTCGCCAACCCTCGATCATTTTCTGACTGAGATAACAAAAAAACTTCTTGATTTAATTCCTCAGAAATTTGATTACTTTCTATTCTTTCCAAAGCAAAAACCCACGGACTTAAACCGAAATTATTTAAGCCTAAATACCCACATAAACAAGAAACAATAAAAACCAGTTTAGAATCACCCATAAAATTTGACCAAAAGGATATTTATAGACTGAATTAATTTTAACTAGATTTTATTTTATCGATTAATCTTTTCTGCAATTCGTGCTTGTTTAGAATCTTTACCAAAAAAGAAAAAACCCAATCCTAGCCAGACAATCAATAATAGAGAAGTCAATAAAAGAATGGACAAAGAGCCAAACTCATTAATTAAAATGGGGGCTGCCGCAGTAAATAAACCTCCTCCGACAATGGGTTCAAAAAATAATTGTTTATAGGCAAAACTTTCAAAAGCACCAGATTTATTATCAGGATCAACCATTCTTAAAAGTAAAATTCCCGTAGCCGTAACTCCCATAGATTGACCAAAATCACAGATACCACGCTCAAACCAATAGGAAGGAATGATTTTAGGGGCAATTACTACAAAAGCAAAAATATTCCAAATTATACCAACAATTCCTAGTAATAAAAAAGGGATGATATTGGCTCCCAAAACCTGTAAAGAAATAGAAGCAAGAGCCGTCCCCACCACTATATCAAGGGCTAAACCAGCCAAATTATTCATTAAACGACGATTTATTAATTCCTTCAGACCTATTTTTTCTAAGGTAATTTGAACTATAATACCTCCAATTAAAGCCATGGGAAAAAGGGGAATATAATTCATCAAAGTTAATCCTGTGGCTCCCCATGTCATCGATTCAATGAATTTTAATCCTTCTAAAATTAACCAACCAATGGCAATAGCTAAACCGACAAAACCAAAGTTTAAGGAAAGAGGATCAATTAATAAATTTTTATAGAGTTGAATTCTTTTTAATTTTATTTTTTCTTCTTTTTCTTTTATTTCTGAGGCAGATAAACCCTCATAGGTAGAAAATTTTTGACCTTCTTTTTTAAAGGTTTTGATATGTCCTTTTTTTCTGCCCCAACTAGCTAATAATGTTCCTGTGATAATCCCTGAAACGATACCAACGGTGGCTAATCCGAGAGCTAAATCTCCCCCTTCAGGAAAATTTAAATCAATAAAAGTTTGTTCCATTCCTGCGGCGGTGCCATGCCCTCCTTCAAAGGCGATTTCGATGAGACTGCCCACAAGGGGATTCATATCAAATACAGGTACAAGGATTAGAAGGGTGAGTAAAATTCCCACCACATATTGCCCCCATGCCAAAGTTTGCCCAAAAACTACTTGAGGGGCTGCTTTTTTCCAAATTTGTTTGGGATTGGGTATGGATTCCCCTAGGAAAAGGGCGGCAAAGACAACGTTGATAAATACCCCCGGGGATTGTTGCCAAACGGTGCGTATGGGCTGACTAAATAAACCCCCTGCAAAAAGGGCATTTTCTCCTCCTAGGTTGGTTATTATGGCACCCAAGACTTCTTGCCCTAGCAACAAGACTAAAAAACCTGCCACCACTGATTCGGGAAGGTATAGTTGTTGAATCCAACGGGCTTTTTGTTTTATCAGTCTAGCTACTAATATGAAGATTGATAAAATTACGAAGGCGAAAAGTGCGTCTCTTAAGCTAAACATAGTTTGATAAGTAAGTAATGGGTAATGGATAATGGATAATTAGTGGTTAATTTTCCATGGGTAAGTCTTTCCAGTCTTCATATGGTCTTTCTAGGGAAAATAAGAAACTTTTGGAAAGGAGAAAAACCCCTTCTGATTGGGAAGCCGATTCGGGAAATTTTATTAGGCCATATATTTGGCTATCGTCAAAGTTACTACCTCCAATGTTTATTTCATAGGTTTCTTCGTTGTCTAGGGTTATGATGATTTTAGCTCTAGGAGTTTCTAAACCATATTCTGATAAGGATACTTCACCCATGGGAACTTCTAACTGTCGGGTGGCTTGGGGAAAAAGGTTTAATAAAAATGAAATGGAGGCATCGTTGGCTTTAACCAATTCTGGCTCGATCATTTGCCATGGTTGCACTTCTGCTTGGGTTTTTTCAAAAACTAAGGTTTGAGTATCTTCTAGGCTCTGTGGGGGGTCAATGGTGATGGTTTTTATTTGCTCTGCGTCAAAGGGGAAAAGGCGATCACGAAGTGCCTCTGTGCGATCGCCCTGTGGTACTAAATTTTCGTTGTCATTGTTTGTTACATTAGATTGAGGGCGAATTTCTACAAGATAAATAATGGAGGCAAGGCTAACAGCAAATATACTTAGTAATATGGTACTGCGGTTAAATTTCATATGGACTCATTCAATGGATGATTATTTAATTAATTTTCAACTAATTTATTTTAGTGGTTAACTAGATTGGATAAATTGATTATAGGTTTTATTTTATTCAAATCTTTTTTAACAAGAAATGCAAGGATATTTGTTGAAGTCAATCCATAGGACTAACTTTTTTATCTTTTTCTCCCAATAATCTGCCCTTATGTATATTTATATATAAT of Cyanobacterium sp. HL-69 contains these proteins:
- the gltS gene encoding glutamate:Na+ symporter, ESS family; the encoded protein is MFSLRDALFAFVILSIFILVARLIKQKARWIQQLYLPESVVAGFLVLLLGQEVLGAIITNLGGENALFAGGLFSQPIRTVWQQSPGVFINVVFAALFLGESIPNPKQIWKKAAPQVVFGQTLAWGQYVVGILLTLLILVPVFDMNPLVGSLIEIAFEGGHGTAAGMEQTFIDLNFPEGGDLALGLATVGIVSGIITGTLLASWGRKKGHIKTFKKEGQKFSTYEGLSASEIKEKEEKIKLKRIQLYKNLLIDPLSLNFGFVGLAIAIGWLILEGLKFIESMTWGATGLTLMNYIPLFPMALIGGIIVQITLEKIGLKELINRRLMNNLAGLALDIVVGTALASISLQVLGANIIPFLLLGIVGIIWNIFAFVVIAPKIIPSYWFERGICDFGQSMGVTATGILLLRMVDPDNKSGAFESFAYKQLFFEPIVGGGLFTAAAPILINEFGSLSILLLTSLLLIVWLGLGFFFFGKDSKQARIAEKINR